The following coding sequences are from one Brienomyrus brachyistius isolate T26 chromosome 15, BBRACH_0.4, whole genome shotgun sequence window:
- the efcab7 gene encoding EF-hand calcium-binding domain-containing protein 7 isoform X2, whose product MSSYITPSHCLQKSQQTEDERFYTRCRAAYVAVFKSSLANIQSKEQLCIVLQQAGLNPSLKTLGAYWTPGTVKLNFDDFCEILKKEKQIDQTEVLKAFRKMDPDGSGYISHGDLYRVLTSTGEKMSPEEVNSIFSIMEINRDGKLDYNEFCRLLVFVTEECQTTDLQRLEADGRQKRQNFGNDSESSPQRPATQSGPVASESSPQRPATQPGPVASESSPQRPAIQPGPVISETSLQRPATQPVPVASESSLQRPATQPGPVASESSLQRPATQPGPAASESTLKTELDTTPRKENRSPAWPSSARSRRSSTSGAGGTRSSKLLEPRSLQDWHHISLKGCFHLEDNGEIVSLQYRLHLAQPTAVFLTVQPMNLCPVDDKPSSWMNVDTALFLVNEGFNVVCCTELHDKEKFGWKGELNAGTYYIIPFTTGCRLRKSRQPVTKAAQLVYRTETGELALTKEFRAALSDIFEVIDLDGNGLLSLEEYNFFEQRSSGEKCDGDAWAVCKENFDTRKNQLTRQGFMELSLMEANDREGDPSDLWVTLESMGYNRALEMVEACPFVVNVYAEASKPTMQPVSLESPGRALHAAVCESVIAKGQARPLKSHSDVLVHTYRSEARISSVIDNKSAEKVTVYVNNEQSKNCCGSRGLSMFAVEVPPRSKVVCQHIVPVNEKQEWIYSCVESILT is encoded by the exons ATGTCGTCGTATATCACACCGTCCCACTGTTTGCAAAAATCGCAGCAGACCGAGGATGAGCGATTCTACACGAGATGCAGGGCCGCGTACGTGGCGGTGTTTAAGTCCAGTCTAGCAAACATACAAAGCAAGGAGCAACTGTGCATAG ttttgcaACAGGCCGGGCTGAATCCGTCTCTGAAAACTCTGGGTGCGTACTGGACCCCGGGTACAGTCAAACTTAACTTTGACGACTTCTGCGAAATACttaaaaaagagaaacaaaTTGACCAAACTGAGGTGCTGAAGGCTTTCAGAAAGATGGATCCAGATGGTAGCGGATATATTTCACACGGCGATCTCTACAGAGTCCTCACTTCA ACCGGAGAAAAGATGAGTCCAGAGGAAGTAAACAGCATCTTTTCCATAATGGAAATTAACCGGGATGGAAAGCTGGACTACAACGAG ttctgcaggctctTGGTGTTCGTCACCGAGGAGTGTCAGACCACGGACCTTCAGAGACTGGAAGCCGATGGCAGACAGAAGAGGCAGAATTTCGGCAATGATTCAGAGAGCTCTCCCCAGAGGCCTGCCACACAGTCCGGCCCTGTGGCTTCAGAGAGCTCTCCCCAGAGGCCTGCCACACAGCCCGGCCCTGTGGCTTCAGAGAGCTCTCCCCAGAGGCCTGCCATACAGCCCGGCCCTGTGATTTCAGAGACCTCTCTCCAGAGGCCTGCCACACAGCCTGTTCCTGTGGCTTCAGAGAGCTCTCTCCAGAGGCCTGCCACACAGCCTGGCCCTGTGGCTTCAGAGAGCTCTCTCCAGAGGCCTGCCACACAGC CCGGCCCCGCGGCTTCAGAGAGCACCCTGAAAACAGAGCTGGACACCACTCCGAGGAAAG aaaacaGGTCCCCCGCTTGGCCCTCCTCCGCCCGCAGCCGGAGATCATCCACGTCAGGAGCCGGTGGGACGAGAAGCAGCAAACTGCTGGAGCCCCGCTCGCTGCAG GACTGGCATCACATCAGTTTGAAAGGTTGCTTCCACCTGGAGGACAATGGAGAGATTGTGTCCCTGCAATACCGTCTGCACCTTGCCCAGCCGACGGCCGTCTTCCTCACCGTACAGCCAATGAACCTCTGTCCGGTGGACG ACAAACCCTCATCTTGGATGAACGTCGACACTGCGCTGTTCCTTGTGAACGAAGGCTTTAACGTCGTCTGTTGTACGGAGTTGCACGATAAAGAG AAATTTGGCTGGAAGGGAGAGCTGAACGCCGGCACGTACTATATAATACCGTTTACCACGGGTTGCAGACTGAGAAAGAGCAGGCAGCCAGTGACAAAGGCTGCCCAACTGGTATATCGCACCGAAACCGGGGAGCTGGCTCTCACTAAGGAGTTCAG AGCTGCCCTCTCAGACATATTTGAGGTCATCGACCTGGATGGCAACGGGCTGCTCAGCTTGGAGGAATACAATTTCTTTGAGCAGAGGAGCAGCGGCGAGAAATGCGACGGGGATGCTTGGGCCGTCTGCAAAG AGAACTTTGACACCAGGAAGAACCAGCTGACACGCCAGGGCTTCATGGAGCTCAGCTTGATGGAGGCGAACGACCGCGAGGGCGACCCCAGTGACTTATGGGTAACCCTGGAGTCCATGGGCTATAACAGAGCTTTGGAGATGGTGGAG GCGTGTCCTTTCGTGGTCAATGTGTACGCTGAGGCCTCCAAGCCCACCATGCAGCCCGTCAGCCTGGAGTCGCCCGGCAGGGCGCTGCACGCCGCAGTGTGCGAGTCTGTCATCGCTAAAGGGCAGGCCAGGCCGCTGAAGAGCCACAGTGACGTGCTCGTCCACACCTACAGGAGCGAAGCCAGGATCTCCTCCGTCATCGACAACAAG TCTGCAGAGAAGGTGACCGTCTACGTAAACAACGAGCAGAGTAAGAACTGCTGTGGCAGCAGGGGCTTAAGCATGTTTGCTGTGGAAGTCCCCCCCAGAAGCAAAGTG GTCTGTCAGCACATTGTTCCtgtcaatgagaagcaggagtGGATCTACAGCTGTGTGGAAAGCATCTTAACCTGA
- the LOC125708584 gene encoding uncharacterized protein LOC125708584 yields the protein MPVKRALRLEEKENITPSKRPALDWAYSPSTGTCSIHHIHSSSANLNLRENAGSPTLRELQTDKEKFHALRSKIEASVNAFLKARQQIEKTLSTEGGSELSGFFRGGSSDLQAELRKNRELCALVEARLDGIDFNRHRRDGPGRPSSSYEFLKSILN from the exons ATGCC agTTAAGAGGGCCCTGCGTTTGGAAGAAAAGGAAAAT ATAACTCCATCCAAGAGACCAGCACTTGACTGGGCCTATTCCCCATCCACAGGCACCTGCTCCATTCACCACATACATTCTTCTTCAG CTAATTTAAATTTGAGGGAAAATGCTGGCAGTCCTACGCTACGGGAACTTCAGACAGATAAAGAAAA ATTTCATGCCTTGCGGTCTAAAATTGAAGCGTCagtaaatgcatttttaaaggcCAGGCAGCAGATTGAAAAAACGTTG TCGACGGAGGGCGGCAGTGAGCTGAGCGGGTTCTTCAGAGGAGGCTCTTCCGACCTGCAGGCCGAACTGCGCAAAAACAGGGAGCTCT GTGCCCTGGTGGAAGCTCGCCTCGATGGGATTGACTTCAACCGCCACCGCAGAGACG GTCCCGGAAGGCCGTCAAGCTCCTACGAATTCCTAAAATCAATCCTGAACTGA
- the alg6 gene encoding LOW QUALITY PROTEIN: dolichyl pyrophosphate Man9GlcNAc2 alpha-1,3-glucosyltransferase (The sequence of the model RefSeq protein was modified relative to this genomic sequence to represent the inferred CDS: deleted 2 bases in 2 codons) produces the protein METWTIVSICVLLGLTTRWTVSLNSYSGASKPPMFGDYEAQRHWQEVTYNIPVHQWYFNTTDNDLNYWGLDYPPLTAYHSLLCAHVANLINPDWVKLHSSRGFESPAHKLFMRATVIVADILIYIPAVVVYCLYLAEGSAKRKASSLLCVLLYPGLILIDNGHFQYNSVSLGLALWGVLGLGLGWDLLGSLAFTLALNYKQMELYHALPFFCYLLGKCVRQGLAGRGLTALVKIAVTVLLSFALCWLPFLSDPQQAIQVAHRLFPVGRGLFEDKVANTWCSLNVLIKIKTFLSPETQIYLSLAATLLAVSPSSVKLLSKPTFWQFRLALVNSSLAFFLFSYQVHEKSILLVALPVCLLMNELPLVSVWFLQASTFSMLPLLLKDGLLLPYIVTSLGFLFFGSRLLSVLDRSTTDDLRLAPLCGRLGVCLPGVTFSSLVKWGFASSVLAMAALTLASAALAPPARFPDLFPVLVSTLAYAHFLGAFVYFSVVQLLEAPRRSSKKKAN, from the exons ATGGAAACCTGGACCATTGTGTCCATTTGCGTTCTACTGGGTCTTACTACGAGATGGACGGTGTCTCTTAATTCGTATTCAG GTGCAAGTAAACCACCGATGTTTGGGGACTATGAGGCTCAGAGACACTGGCAGGAAGTTACGTACAATATTCCCGTTCATCAATG GTACTTCAACACCACGGATAATGACCTGAACTACTGGGGTCTGGATTACCCCCCGCTAACAGCCTACCATAGCCTGCTGTGTGCACACGT AGCCAACCTGATAAACCCAGACTGGGTCAAGCTGCACTCGTCCCGAGGGTTCGAGAGCCCGGCCCACAAGCTGTTCATGAGAGCAACAG TGATTGTGGCTGATATCTTAATATATATTCCTGCGGTTGTCGTCTATTGCTTATATCTCGCTGAAGGATCAGCAAAAAGAAAG GCTTCATCGCTGCTCTGCGTCTTACTCTATCCAGGCCTCATCTTGATTGACAACGGGCACTTTCA ATATAACAGCGTGAGTTTGGGCCTGGCCCTTTGGGGCGTGTTG GGCCTGGGGCTGGGATGGGACCTCCTCGGCTCCCTGGCCTTCACGCTGGCTCTCAACTACAAGCAGATGGAGCTCTACCATGCCCTGCCCTTCTTCTGCTACCTGCTGGGGAAGTGTGTCAGGCAGGGCCTCGCCGGGAGGGG CCTGACCGCGCTGGTGAAGATCGCAGTGACGGTTCTGCTGTCCTTTGCTCTCTGCTGGTTACCCTTCCTCTCCGACCCGCAGCAGGCCATCCAGGTGGCGCACCGCCTCTTTCCTGTTGGCCGCGGGCTTTTCGAG GACAAAGTGGCAAACACATGGTGCAGCTTGAACGTGTTAATTAAGATAAAGACTTTCCTGTCCCCTGAGACACAGATATACCTCAG CTTGGCTGCCACCCTCCTGGCTGTATCCCCTTCCTCTGTGAAGCTCCTCTCCAAACCCACCTTTTGGCAGTTCAGACTCGCCCTG GTGAACTCCTCCTTGGCCTTCTTCCTCTTCTCTTATCAAGTCCATGAGAAGTCCATCCTCCTGGTGGCCTT GCCTGTGTGTCTCCTGATGAATGAACTGCCTCTGGTGTCAGTCTGGTTTTTACAAGCCTCTACTTTCAG catgctcccgCTCCTCCTCAAAGACGGCCTCCTCCTGCCATACATCGTCACCTCCCTGGGTTTCCTGTTCTTCGGCTCGCGCCTCCTCTCAGTGCTGGACCGCAGTACCACGGACGACCTGAGGCTGGCGCCGCTCTGTGGGCGGCTCGGCGTCTGCCTCCCGGGGGTGACCTTCTCCTCGCTCGTCAAATGGGGA TTCGCCTCCTCCGTCCTCGCCATGGCCGCCCTGACCCTT GCCAGTGCGGCGCTGGCCCCGCCGGCCCGCTTTCCGGACCTGTTCCCCGTACTGGTCTCCACATTGGCCTATGCCCACTTCCTAGGGGCATTCGTGTACTTCAGCGTTGTACAGCTGCTGGAGGCCCCACGAAGGAGCAGCAAGAAGAAAGCAAACTGA
- the efcab7 gene encoding EF-hand calcium-binding domain-containing protein 7 isoform X1 gives MSSYITPSHCLQKSQQTEDERFYTRCRAAYVAVFKSSLANIQSKEQLCIVLQQAGLNPSLKTLGAYWTPGTVKLNFDDFCEILKKEKQIDQTEVLKAFRKMDPDGSGYISHGDLYRVLTSTGEKMSPEEVNSIFSIMEINRDGKLDYNEFCRLLVFVTEECQTTDLQRLEADGRQKRQNFGNDSESSPQRPATQSGPVASESSPQRPATQPGPVASESSPQRPAIQPGPVISETSLQRPATQPVPVASESSLQRPATQPGPVASESSLQRPATQPGPVASESSLQRPATQPGPVASESSLQRPATQPGPVASESSLQRPATQPGPVASESSLQRPSTQPGPAASESTLKTELDTTPRKENRSPAWPSSARSRRSSTSGAGGTRSSKLLEPRSLQDWHHISLKGCFHLEDNGEIVSLQYRLHLAQPTAVFLTVQPMNLCPVDDKPSSWMNVDTALFLVNEGFNVVCCTELHDKEKFGWKGELNAGTYYIIPFTTGCRLRKSRQPVTKAAQLVYRTETGELALTKEFRAALSDIFEVIDLDGNGLLSLEEYNFFEQRSSGEKCDGDAWAVCKENFDTRKNQLTRQGFMELSLMEANDREGDPSDLWVTLESMGYNRALEMVEACPFVVNVYAEASKPTMQPVSLESPGRALHAAVCESVIAKGQARPLKSHSDVLVHTYRSEARISSVIDNKSAEKVTVYVNNEQSKNCCGSRGLSMFAVEVPPRSKVVCQHIVPVNEKQEWIYSCVESILT, from the exons ATGTCGTCGTATATCACACCGTCCCACTGTTTGCAAAAATCGCAGCAGACCGAGGATGAGCGATTCTACACGAGATGCAGGGCCGCGTACGTGGCGGTGTTTAAGTCCAGTCTAGCAAACATACAAAGCAAGGAGCAACTGTGCATAG ttttgcaACAGGCCGGGCTGAATCCGTCTCTGAAAACTCTGGGTGCGTACTGGACCCCGGGTACAGTCAAACTTAACTTTGACGACTTCTGCGAAATACttaaaaaagagaaacaaaTTGACCAAACTGAGGTGCTGAAGGCTTTCAGAAAGATGGATCCAGATGGTAGCGGATATATTTCACACGGCGATCTCTACAGAGTCCTCACTTCA ACCGGAGAAAAGATGAGTCCAGAGGAAGTAAACAGCATCTTTTCCATAATGGAAATTAACCGGGATGGAAAGCTGGACTACAACGAG ttctgcaggctctTGGTGTTCGTCACCGAGGAGTGTCAGACCACGGACCTTCAGAGACTGGAAGCCGATGGCAGACAGAAGAGGCAGAATTTCGGCAATGATTCAGAGAGCTCTCCCCAGAGGCCTGCCACACAGTCCGGCCCTGTGGCTTCAGAGAGCTCTCCCCAGAGGCCTGCCACACAGCCCGGCCCTGTGGCTTCAGAGAGCTCTCCCCAGAGGCCTGCCATACAGCCCGGCCCTGTGATTTCAGAGACCTCTCTCCAGAGGCCTGCCACACAGCCTGTTCCTGTGGCTTCAGAGAGCTCTCTCCAGAGGCCTGCCACACAGCCTGGCCCTGTGGCTTCAGAGAGCTCTCTCCAGAGGCCTGCCACACAGCCTGGCCCTGTGGCTTCAGAGAGCTCTCTCCAGAGGCCTGCCACACAGCCTGGCCCTGTGGCTTCAGAGAGCTCTCTCCAGAGGCCTGCCACACAGCCTGGCCCTGTGGCTTCAGAGAGCTCTCTCCAGAGGCCTGCCACACAGCCTGGCCCTGTGGCTTCAGAGAGCTCTCTCCAGAGGCCTTCCACACAGCCCGGCCCCGCGGCTTCAGAGAGCACCCTGAAAACAGAGCTGGACACCACTCCGAGGAAAG aaaacaGGTCCCCCGCTTGGCCCTCCTCCGCCCGCAGCCGGAGATCATCCACGTCAGGAGCCGGTGGGACGAGAAGCAGCAAACTGCTGGAGCCCCGCTCGCTGCAG GACTGGCATCACATCAGTTTGAAAGGTTGCTTCCACCTGGAGGACAATGGAGAGATTGTGTCCCTGCAATACCGTCTGCACCTTGCCCAGCCGACGGCCGTCTTCCTCACCGTACAGCCAATGAACCTCTGTCCGGTGGACG ACAAACCCTCATCTTGGATGAACGTCGACACTGCGCTGTTCCTTGTGAACGAAGGCTTTAACGTCGTCTGTTGTACGGAGTTGCACGATAAAGAG AAATTTGGCTGGAAGGGAGAGCTGAACGCCGGCACGTACTATATAATACCGTTTACCACGGGTTGCAGACTGAGAAAGAGCAGGCAGCCAGTGACAAAGGCTGCCCAACTGGTATATCGCACCGAAACCGGGGAGCTGGCTCTCACTAAGGAGTTCAG AGCTGCCCTCTCAGACATATTTGAGGTCATCGACCTGGATGGCAACGGGCTGCTCAGCTTGGAGGAATACAATTTCTTTGAGCAGAGGAGCAGCGGCGAGAAATGCGACGGGGATGCTTGGGCCGTCTGCAAAG AGAACTTTGACACCAGGAAGAACCAGCTGACACGCCAGGGCTTCATGGAGCTCAGCTTGATGGAGGCGAACGACCGCGAGGGCGACCCCAGTGACTTATGGGTAACCCTGGAGTCCATGGGCTATAACAGAGCTTTGGAGATGGTGGAG GCGTGTCCTTTCGTGGTCAATGTGTACGCTGAGGCCTCCAAGCCCACCATGCAGCCCGTCAGCCTGGAGTCGCCCGGCAGGGCGCTGCACGCCGCAGTGTGCGAGTCTGTCATCGCTAAAGGGCAGGCCAGGCCGCTGAAGAGCCACAGTGACGTGCTCGTCCACACCTACAGGAGCGAAGCCAGGATCTCCTCCGTCATCGACAACAAG TCTGCAGAGAAGGTGACCGTCTACGTAAACAACGAGCAGAGTAAGAACTGCTGTGGCAGCAGGGGCTTAAGCATGTTTGCTGTGGAAGTCCCCCCCAGAAGCAAAGTG GTCTGTCAGCACATTGTTCCtgtcaatgagaagcaggagtGGATCTACAGCTGTGTGGAAAGCATCTTAACCTGA